The Xanthomonas sontii genome contains a region encoding:
- a CDS encoding helix-turn-helix domain-containing protein, with product MRLKRLDGKSGCAVEVTLSVIGGVWKPVILFHLLSGKKRFMELTRLVPNATQRMLTLQLRELEEDGVIVRHVYPQVPPKVEYALTPLGHSLAPVLISLREWGESYRTRELARAPADAPERVRGVATAT from the coding sequence ATGCGTCTGAAGCGTCTGGATGGCAAGAGCGGCTGCGCGGTCGAAGTCACGCTGTCGGTGATCGGCGGGGTCTGGAAGCCGGTGATCCTGTTCCACCTGCTCTCCGGCAAGAAGCGCTTCATGGAACTGACGCGCCTGGTTCCCAACGCCACGCAGCGCATGCTGACGCTGCAGTTGCGCGAGCTCGAGGAGGACGGCGTCATCGTGCGCCACGTCTATCCGCAGGTGCCGCCCAAGGTCGAATATGCGCTGACGCCGCTCGGCCACTCCCTCGCACCGGTGCTGATCAGTTTGCGCGAATGGGGCGAGTCGTATCGCACCCGCGAGCTGGCGCGCGCGCCGGCTGATGCCCCGGAGCGCGTGCGTGGTGTAGCGACGGCTACTTGA